The Bombus vancouverensis nearcticus chromosome 11, iyBomVanc1_principal, whole genome shotgun sequence DNA window GAGTACCAATATTGTTTAGATTTTCGGGATTAACGAAATTTGCCCAATAATCCGAAggtattttcaataaattttccactatctataaaaagaaaagtaaaaggTCAAGCAAGCATTATCTagtcttttcaattttttattataatacttaCAGCAACTTGATTACTTGTCTCTGAAAGAAGAGAATTGGGCGATGGTTTCTGGCAACTATAGCCGACCAAAGTAGGCCCAAAAACTTTAGCTAAATTAGTTATTGGCATCTTACAttctggactacttgatactcTTTGTAAGTGCAAGATTAAAAAGGCAAGCGTGTCTCTGTTAGGTTGAGGTAGTTCAGAAATTGCTTGGTATAATGCAGCATCAGCATCTTGTTTATCAGTAATAGTAGTTGCTCGAACAAAGTCTGCCCATAATCCGACAGTGATTAACGGCTCTCGTAACGATCTAAGGGTAAGGAAGAAACTAAATAAGTTGTTTCACTTGTATAGAACAAAATATTCGAATCGACGTACCTAAGGAAATCTTTAAGAGTAGAACATATGGTAGATATATCGACATCGGAAAGATTGGGGGCACCTTTGCCTTTAAGGAATTTCTCTTTTAGACATTTTACCTCCGTTAAACCGCCATTTACCCTGTACAATCCTTGTTCGCTCATTCCTCTCAATTCTATTTCGTTGATGCAATGAACAACCAATGACGGTACCATTGGCGGGATCATCGGTGTATAATCTGCTATCGTTCCCTAAGAATAGTTTGTTATCACTTTTTATCATATACAAAGATACCGCAAGTTTCAAGAGCTTACTGATGTTCCTCGTAGTGTAGGTGTATTTCCATTAGGTACACATGGTAACGGAACTAAGTCTTTACATTCCATATGAGCCGTAGCTCTACAGTCTTTACATTTCAGGGCTACCTTTCCAAATCGAATCctaaaatgttatttttaaaaGTGTTTCTATGACACTTGTATGAACCGAATCCTTATGAATATTTTACCTCTTGTCACATGGTGTACAGACTTCCGGTTTAATTACCGTCTTCGCTACAAAGCTATGCCCTCTAGCTGATTTCGTATTTAAAGTGTATCCGCCTATGTTTGGACTAGGTTTAAAAACGCCCTCAGAATCTGATCCTGATGTAAGAGCTTCTATTTTTGGCGCAGAAGGCtgtaatataattttcactctgttattttaactgaaattaaagaaacatggaaaagaaagaaagatgtgtttaattcaaataaaacaacTTACAGCAGTATCCATTTGAATATCATTTGTATCAACGGGTGTTAATTTTGATTTACTACGATCACCACTTTTACGCCTTTTACGCGAATTATGTAAAGGTTCTTGTGGATCTATGTTTTCATCCCCAGGTATAGCTTCAATTACAGAAGATGCAGTGATATTGCCATCTTTTGGCATCACTACTGTAGTTGTGGCTACTATTCTATCAGACGAAGTTAATTCTGCAGCTTTTTGTACTGTACTACGTCGCTTCTTCGTGGAATATTCGCCACTTGGTCTGTGCTCTTTCCATTCACGTTTCTTATGATTTTGTTGAATGATTGCACTAATATCTAAATCATCTTCTGACTTCGAAAAGCAACTTAAGTCACTTAAAATAGAGCCAGTGGAGTCCAGCTCCGCTATAGTATTTAATCTAAAAGCGATAATTAAACAACGTTTTCCTATGTATCAATCAATAACACTCTATGTAAATAGGAACTCACTTGTCATTTTGATGTACAtcctttatattatatatattactgtGACGACCATTTAACGTAGTGTTAttcaaaaattgtaatttttcgcGGGTTTCATCGTTTAAATTTCTCCCACCATCGTTAAATAAAAGATCTCTGGCCATAGCAATTTGTTTTTCCTATATAAAAAGTAACGAGAATACATTGTCATGTGTTTAAGAATTATGAAAGAAGAACATATTTACCAATGAATTTCGTTGTTCTTCAACGGTACGccttctccttttctcttcaTCTAGAAGTCTTCTAGCGTGacttaattttttatctaagtCAGCTGCCTCTTGATGAGATTTCTCTAAAGCTGAATGAAGACGTTGACATTCTTGTATAGATGCTAACCATTTCTGTCTCATTTCTTCCTGATTTACAGCAAACTTTAGAAATTCTACATAAAAAATAGGATGTAAATGATA harbors:
- the tum gene encoding rac GTPase activating protein tumbleweed, encoding MTSLSLLASHDEVVRCMNVHLNGACEEEFLKFAVNQEEMRQKWLASIQECQRLHSALEKSHQEAADLDKKLSHARRLLDEEKRRRRTVEEQRNSLEKQIAMARDLLFNDGGRNLNDETREKLQFLNNTTLNGRHSNIYNIKDVHQNDKLNTIAELDSTGSILSDLSCFSKSEDDLDISAIIQQNHKKREWKEHRPSGEYSTKKRRSTVQKAAELTSSDRIVATTTVVMPKDGNITASSVIEAIPGDENIDPQEPLHNSRKRRKSGDRSKSKLTPVDTNDIQMDTAPSAPKIEALTSGSDSEGVFKPSPNIGGYTLNTKSARGHSFVAKTVIKPEVCTPCDKRIRFGKVALKCKDCRATAHMECKDLVPLPCVPNGNTPTLRGTSGTIADYTPMIPPMVPSLVVHCINEIELRGMSEQGLYRVNGGLTEVKCLKEKFLKGKGAPNLSDVDISTICSTLKDFLRSLREPLITVGLWADFVRATTITDKQDADAALYQAISELPQPNRDTLAFLILHLQRVSSSPECKMPITNLAKVFGPTLVGYSCQKPSPNSLLSETSNQVAIVENLLKIPSDYWANFVNPENLNNIGTHRTGELQHTPSQESLLKRSISRGFFNTPLTSSRTFMRKNKKYFAASPSRLAY